From Solea senegalensis isolate Sse05_10M linkage group LG19, IFAPA_SoseM_1, whole genome shotgun sequence, the proteins below share one genomic window:
- the LOC122785212 gene encoding uncharacterized protein LOC122785212, whose protein sequence is MVRARAKATEKTHFWTDEETRFMLLQLKELNILKYMDGRRTRNGHLFKKVAEKMQDAGCKRTAEQVRVRWKHLKQNYSNSKKQNQTGGLNRVQCPFSDLLEELLGGRTLFPAEENGEDIGFPPVGFSPSTSESVLGAEDLDDTMEVSQQAEDDSEVEGISTPQHPRTTSTPTPDAAGTTTINPARRRRSAQNMDTLFQRLEEINTSLQQHLRESGEREERLVQRIIDSNASLVSALLEGIQSLRPPTHPHPTMSPHPDSTVPPHLDPTMPPHPDPTMLPQPLIEHIKDEE, encoded by the exons ATGGTGAGAGCGAGAGCAAAAGCTACGGAGAAGACCCACTTTTGGACGGACGAAGAGACGAGATTTATGCTTCTTCAGCTGAaggaattaaacattttaaagtacATGGACGGTCGAAGAACCCGAAATGggcacctttttaaaaaagtggcCGAGAAAATGCAAGACGCGGGGTGTAAGCGGACAGCGGAGCAGGTCCGCGTACGGTGGAAACATCTGAAGCAGAACTACAGCAactctaaaaaacaaaatcagacagGTGGACTCAACCGTGTCCAGTGTCCGTTTTCAGACTTGCTGGAGGAGCTGCTAGGGGGGCGGACATTGTTCCCTGCCGAAGAAAACGGCGAGGACATTGGATTCCCTCCTGTGGGATTCAGCCCTTCAACCTCAG AGAGTGTACTGGGGGCTGAGGACCTCGACGACACAATGGAGGTTAGCCAGCAGGCTGAGGACGACTCTGAGGTGGAAGGGATAAGCACTCCTCAGCATCCAAGGACCACCAGCACACCTACACCAGATGCAGCTG ggacaacaacaataaaccctGCACGGAGGCGGCGCAGTGCACAGAATATGGACACACTTTTCCAGAGGCTGGAGGAGATAAATACCAGCTTGCAGCAGCATTTgagggagagtggagagagggaggaacgACTGGTTCAACGAATTATTGACAGCAATGCCAGTTTGGTCTCTGCGCTGCTGGAGGGCATACAGAGCTTGCGCCCACCCACCCATCCACACCCCACAATGTCTCCACATCCAGACTCCACAGTGCCTCCACATTTAGACCCCACAATGCCTCCACATCCAGACCCCACTATGCTTCCACAGCCACTGATAGAGCACATTAAAGatgaagaataa